One part of the Anopheles coustani chromosome 2, idAnoCousDA_361_x.2, whole genome shotgun sequence genome encodes these proteins:
- the LOC131263473 gene encoding dolichyl-diphosphooligosaccharide--protein glycosyltransferase subunit 4: protein MISDVQLAVFCNVLGVFLFLLVVAFHYINANMGR, encoded by the coding sequence ATGATTTCCGACGTACAGCTAGCGGTGTTCTGCAACGTGCTGGGAGTgttcctcttcctactggtggTTGCATTCCATTACATCAACGCGAACATGGGAAGGTAA